Proteins encoded by one window of Lates calcarifer isolate ASB-BC8 linkage group LG7_1, TLL_Latcal_v3, whole genome shotgun sequence:
- the LOC108887506 gene encoding uncharacterized protein LOC108887506 isoform X6, translating into MAEFRWIQMSLLMILLLQFTATATGQYSSITVRDEDEATLSCENVRDDQDQCDRTTWIFSGSGSRSSVPLFDHGKIHRAAKSKSDRLSLTENCSLVIKKVTDEDVGRYICRQFYRSGRQQDPDVHVVLSVVTMTDRVDIDQVTLYCSVWTYDHCRHTVKWLYEGKDVATDDKGLRTSSSSCRASVTFLTSHYIYKSTSKLFSCEVTDGYNGQQFTFSLQSSPEKSGDDSTTTTTIKTAGATTIATTTDGASTKTEDWLWLYITVAVVLTLLIALVMAVGIKRHRAKGNKTQTDDNVQLTPVPAVVQSAPETGLQKKDSVDPEDGVSYASVSYTKKTDSKPRVHKHVGDENDAVTYSAVKVSSADPNNLYASIS; encoded by the exons aTGGCTGAATTCAGATGgattcaaatgtctttattaatGATCCTGCTGCTTCAGTTCACAG CAACAGCTACTGGACAATattcctccatcactgtcagagatgaagatgaagccactttgtcctgtgaaaatgtgagagatgaTCAGGATCAATGTGACAGAACTACCTGGATCTTCAGTGGTTCAGGAAGCAGATCATCAGTACCTCTGTTTGACCATGGGAAGATTCACAGAGCAGCCAAAtctaaatcagacagactgagtctcacagagaactgttctctggttataaagaagGTCACAGATGAGGATGTTGGTCGTTACATCTGCAGACAGTTTTACAGATCAGGACGACAACAAGATCCAGATGTTcatgttgttctgtctgttgttacca tgaCTGATCGTGTTGACATTGATCAGGTGACATTATACTGCTCTGTGTGGACATATGACCACTGtagacacacagtgaagtggcTGTATGAGGGTAAAGATGTGGCTACAGATGACAAAGGGTTGAGGACATCATCGTCTTCCTGCAGAGCCTCTGTGACCTTTCTGACTTctcattacatttacaaatcaACGTCTAAGCTTTTTTCTTGTGAAGTGACTGATGGTTACAACGGGCAACAGTTTACCTTCAGCCTTCAGTCCTCACCTGAGAAGTCAG gtgacgactcaacaacaacaacaacaataaaaactgcAGGTGCGACCACGATAGCAACTACAACTGATGGTgcttcaacaaaaacagagg ACTGGCTGTGGCTGTACATCACTGTGGCTGTGGTTTTAACACTTTTGATAGCACTTGTAATGGCTGTTGGGATCAAGCGGCACAGAGCTAAAG ggAACAAAACACAGACGGATGACAATGtt CAGCTAACCCCTGTCCCTGCTGTGGTTCAGTCTGCTCCAGAAACTGGACTCCAGAAAAAGGACTCG GTCGATCCTGAAGATGGTGTTTCCTACGCCTCTGTCAGCTACACCAAGAAGACTGACAGCAAACCCCGG GTTCATAAACATGTTGGTGATGAAAATGATGCAGTAACCTACAGCGCTGTGAAAGTTTCTTCCGCGGATCCCAACAACCTCTATGCGAGCATCAGCTAA
- the LOC108887506 gene encoding uncharacterized protein LOC108887506 isoform X7, whose protein sequence is MAEFRWIQMSLLMILLLQFTATATGQYSSITVRDEDEATLSCENVRDDQDQCDRTTWIFSGSGSRSSVPLFDHGKIHRAAKSKSDRLSLTENCSLVIKKVTVEDVGYYNCRQFDRSGQQQGPDAQVVLSVVTMTEQKNRDQVTLNCSVRTHGHCRHTVKWLYNSHDVDKDIKELKTSSSCSSSVNFLTSHYIYKLRHKFFSCEVTDNNNRHKITFSLQSSPEKSGDDSTTTTTIKTAGATTIATTTDGASTKTEDWLWLYITVAVVLTLLIALVMAVGIKRHRAKGNKTQTDDNVQLTPVPAVVQSAPETGLQKKDSVDPEDGVSYASVSYTKKTDSKPRVHKHVGDENDAVTYSAVKVSSADPNNLYASIS, encoded by the exons aTGGCTGAATTCAGATGgattcaaatgtctttattaatGATCCTGCTGCTTCAGTTCACAG CAACAGCTACTGGACAATattcctccatcactgtcagagatgaagatgaagccactttgtcctgtgaaaatgtgagagatgaTCAGGATCAATGTGACAGAACTACCTGGATCTTCAGTGGTTCAGGAAGCAGATCATCAGTACCTCTGTTTGACCATGGGAAGATTCACAGAGCAGCCAAAtctaaatcagacagactgagtctcacagagaactgttctctggttataaagaag GTCACAGTTGAGGATGTTGGTTATTACaactgcagacagtttgacagatcaGGACAACAACAAGGTCCAGATGCTCAGgttgttctgtctgttgttacca tgactgaacagaagaacagagatCAGGTGACATTAAACTGCTCTGTGAGGACACATGGCCACTGtagacacacagtgaagtggcTGTACAACAGTCATGATGTGGACAAAGATATCAAGGAGTTGAAGACATCGTCTTCCTGCAGTTCCTCTGTGAACTTTCTGACTTctcattacatttacaaattaaGGCATAAGTTCTTCTCATGTGAAGTGACTGATAATAACAACCGGCACAAGATAACCTTCAGCCTTCAGTCCTCACCTGAGAAGTCAG gtgacgactcaacaacaacaacaacaataaaaactgcAGGTGCGACCACGATAGCAACTACAACTGATGGTgcttcaacaaaaacagagg ACTGGCTGTGGCTGTACATCACTGTGGCTGTGGTTTTAACACTTTTGATAGCACTTGTAATGGCTGTTGGGATCAAGCGGCACAGAGCTAAAG ggAACAAAACACAGACGGATGACAATGtt CAGCTAACCCCTGTCCCTGCTGTGGTTCAGTCTGCTCCAGAAACTGGACTCCAGAAAAAGGACTCG GTCGATCCTGAAGATGGTGTTTCCTACGCCTCTGTCAGCTACACCAAGAAGACTGACAGCAAACCCCGG GTTCATAAACATGTTGGTGATGAAAATGATGCAGTAACCTACAGCGCTGTGAAAGTTTCTTCCGCGGATCCCAACAACCTCTATGCGAGCATCAGCTAA
- the LOC108887506 gene encoding uncharacterized protein LOC108887506 isoform X5 — MAEFRWIKMFSSVILLLQFTGAVTRQLFLSKITRVGDEVTLSCENVRDDQDQCDRTTWLFSGSRSRSTVPLFEHGKIHEEAKSKSDRLSLTENCSLVIKKVTVEDVGYYNCRQFDRSGQQQGPDAQVVLSVVTMTEQKNRDQVTLNCSVRTHGHCRHTVKWLYNSHDVDKDIKELKTSSSCSSSVNFLTSHYIYKLRHKFFSCEVTDNNNRHKITFSLQSSPEKSGDDSTTTTTIKTAGATTIATTTDGASTKTEDWLWLYITVAVVLTLLIALVMAVGIKRHRAKGNKTQTDDNVQLTPVPAVVQSAPETGLQKKDSVDPEDGVSYASVSYTKKTDSKPRVHKHVGDENDAVTYSAVKVSSADPNNLYASIS, encoded by the exons atggCTGAATTCAGatggattaaaatgttttcatcagtgaTACTGCTGCTTCAGTTTACAG GTGCAGTAACCAGACAGCTTTTCCTGTCCAAAATAACCAGAGTTGGAGATGAAGTCACTTTGtcctgtgaaaatgtgagagatgaTCAGGATCAATGTGACAGAACTACCTGGCTCTTCAGTGGTTCAAGAAGCAGATCAACAGTACCTCTGTTTGAACATGGGAAGATTCATGAAGAAGCCAAAtctaaatcagacagactgagtctcacagagaactgttctctggttataaagaagGTCACAGTTGAGGATGTTGGTTATTACaactgcagacagtttgacagatcaGGACAACAACAAGGTCCAGATGCTCAGgttgttctgtctgttgttacca tgactgaacagaagaacagagatCAGGTGACATTAAACTGCTCTGTGAGGACACATGGCCACTGtagacacacagtgaagtggcTGTACAACAGTCATGATGTGGACAAAGATATCAAGGAGTTGAAGACATCGTCTTCCTGCAGTTCCTCTGTGAACTTTCTGACTTctcattacatttacaaattaaGGCATAAGTTCTTCTCATGTGAAGTGACTGATAATAACAACCGGCACAAGATAACCTTCAGCCTTCAGTCCTCACCTGAGAAGTCAG gtgacgactcaacaacaacaacaacaataaaaactgcAGGTGCGACCACGATAGCAACTACAACTGATGGTgcttcaacaaaaacagagg ACTGGCTGTGGCTGTACATCACTGTGGCTGTGGTTTTAACACTTTTGATAGCACTTGTAATGGCTGTTGGGATCAAGCGGCACAGAGCTAAAG ggAACAAAACACAGACGGATGACAATGtt CAGCTAACCCCTGTCCCTGCTGTGGTTCAGTCTGCTCCAGAAACTGGACTCCAGAAAAAGGACTCG GTCGATCCTGAAGATGGTGTTTCCTACGCCTCTGTCAGCTACACCAAGAAGACTGACAGCAAACCCCGG GTTCATAAACATGTTGGTGATGAAAATGATGCAGTAACCTACAGCGCTGTGAAAGTTTCTTCCGCGGATCCCAACAACCTCTATGCGAGCATCAGCTAA
- the LOC108887506 gene encoding uncharacterized protein LOC108887506 isoform X4 — translation MAEFRWIQMSLLMILLLQFTATATGQYSSITVRDEDEATLSCENVRDDQDQCDRTTWIFSGSGSRSSVPLFDHGKIHRAAKSKSDRLSLTENCSLVIKKVTDEDVGRYICRQFYRSGRQQDPDVHVVLSVVTMTDRVDIDQVTLYCSVWTYDHCRHTVKWLYEGKDVATDDKGLRTSSSSCRASVTFLTSHYIYKSTSKLFSCEVTDGYNGQQFTFSLQSSPEKSGDDSTTTTTTTTTTTATTTTTTTTTASPTSDASTKPTDWWWFVIVAVGVLVLLMIAIAVFKRKRAKGNKTQTDDNVQLTPVPAVVQSAPETGLQKKDSVDPEDGVSYASVSYTKKTDSKPRVHKHVGDENDAVTYSAVKVSSADPNNLYASIS, via the exons aTGGCTGAATTCAGATGgattcaaatgtctttattaatGATCCTGCTGCTTCAGTTCACAG CAACAGCTACTGGACAATattcctccatcactgtcagagatgaagatgaagccactttgtcctgtgaaaatgtgagagatgaTCAGGATCAATGTGACAGAACTACCTGGATCTTCAGTGGTTCAGGAAGCAGATCATCAGTACCTCTGTTTGACCATGGGAAGATTCACAGAGCAGCCAAAtctaaatcagacagactgagtctcacagagaactgttctctggttataaagaagGTCACAGATGAGGATGTTGGTCGTTACATCTGCAGACAGTTTTACAGATCAGGACGACAACAAGATCCAGATGTTcatgttgttctgtctgttgttacca tgaCTGATCGTGTTGACATTGATCAGGTGACATTATACTGCTCTGTGTGGACATATGACCACTGtagacacacagtgaagtggcTGTATGAGGGTAAAGATGTGGCTACAGATGACAAAGGGTTGAGGACATCATCGTCTTCCTGCAGAGCCTCTGTGACCTTTCTGACTTctcattacatttacaaatcaACGTCTAAGCTTTTTTCTTGTGAAGTGACTGATGGTTACAACGGGCAACAGTTTACCTTCAGCCTTCAGTCCTCACCTGAGAAGTCAG gtgacgactcaacaacaacaacaacaacaacaacaacaacaacagcaacaacaacaacaacaacaacaacaacagcatctcCAACCAGTGATGcttcaacaaaaccaacag ATTGGTGGTGGTTTGTCATTGTGGCTGTTGGTGTATTGGTGCTCCTGATGATTGCCATAGCAGTCTTCAAAAGGAAGAGAGCTAAAG ggAACAAAACACAGACGGATGACAATGtt CAGCTAACCCCTGTCCCTGCTGTGGTTCAGTCTGCTCCAGAAACTGGACTCCAGAAAAAGGACTCG GTCGATCCTGAAGATGGTGTTTCCTACGCCTCTGTCAGCTACACCAAGAAGACTGACAGCAAACCCCGG GTTCATAAACATGTTGGTGATGAAAATGATGCAGTAACCTACAGCGCTGTGAAAGTTTCTTCCGCGGATCCCAACAACCTCTATGCGAGCATCAGCTAA
- the LOC108887506 gene encoding uncharacterized protein LOC108887506 isoform X9: MAEFRWIQMSLLMILLLQFTATATGQYSSITVRDEDEATLSCENVRDDQDQCDRTTWIFSGSGSRSSVPLFDHGKIHRAAKSKSDRLSLTENCSLVIKKVTDEDVGRYICRQFYRSGRQQDPDVHVVLSVVTMTDRVDIDQVTLYCSVWTYDHCRHTVKWLYEGKDVATDDKGLRTSSSSCRASVTFLTSHYIYKSTSKLFSCEVTDGYNGQQFTFSLQSSPEKSGDDSTTTTTIKTADWLWLYITVAVVLTLLIALVMAVGIKRHRAKGNKTQTDDNVQLTPVPAVVQSAPETGLQKKDSVDPEDGVSYASVSYTKKTDSKPRVHKHVGDENDAVTYSAVKVSSADPNNLYASIS; the protein is encoded by the exons aTGGCTGAATTCAGATGgattcaaatgtctttattaatGATCCTGCTGCTTCAGTTCACAG CAACAGCTACTGGACAATattcctccatcactgtcagagatgaagatgaagccactttgtcctgtgaaaatgtgagagatgaTCAGGATCAATGTGACAGAACTACCTGGATCTTCAGTGGTTCAGGAAGCAGATCATCAGTACCTCTGTTTGACCATGGGAAGATTCACAGAGCAGCCAAAtctaaatcagacagactgagtctcacagagaactgttctctggttataaagaagGTCACAGATGAGGATGTTGGTCGTTACATCTGCAGACAGTTTTACAGATCAGGACGACAACAAGATCCAGATGTTcatgttgttctgtctgttgttacca tgaCTGATCGTGTTGACATTGATCAGGTGACATTATACTGCTCTGTGTGGACATATGACCACTGtagacacacagtgaagtggcTGTATGAGGGTAAAGATGTGGCTACAGATGACAAAGGGTTGAGGACATCATCGTCTTCCTGCAGAGCCTCTGTGACCTTTCTGACTTctcattacatttacaaatcaACGTCTAAGCTTTTTTCTTGTGAAGTGACTGATGGTTACAACGGGCAACAGTTTACCTTCAGCCTTCAGTCCTCACCTGAGAAGTCAG gtgacgactcaacaacaacaacaacaataaaaactgcAG ACTGGCTGTGGCTGTACATCACTGTGGCTGTGGTTTTAACACTTTTGATAGCACTTGTAATGGCTGTTGGGATCAAGCGGCACAGAGCTAAAG ggAACAAAACACAGACGGATGACAATGtt CAGCTAACCCCTGTCCCTGCTGTGGTTCAGTCTGCTCCAGAAACTGGACTCCAGAAAAAGGACTCG GTCGATCCTGAAGATGGTGTTTCCTACGCCTCTGTCAGCTACACCAAGAAGACTGACAGCAAACCCCGG GTTCATAAACATGTTGGTGATGAAAATGATGCAGTAACCTACAGCGCTGTGAAAGTTTCTTCCGCGGATCCCAACAACCTCTATGCGAGCATCAGCTAA